From the genome of Biomphalaria glabrata chromosome 1, xgBioGlab47.1, whole genome shotgun sequence, one region includes:
- the LOC106056094 gene encoding uncharacterized protein LOC106056094 — MRPTRQLKIITSHVEVLTDLQKQVDELLNYIKSVTQKAVLWIDEKENILSFMEINQFLADETNACIQKCLKITSENQDLLHTTGKDDKSNSSLNHISVGSSLDGLGYQTLVAKLDEFDRNISFLKESSQKNEENCTNLSTLYESLNTVSKKHSRKLKNMKHKLEDQEKQSATFIKKQEADVNNNTLKFNEIWGELTNASEFLHRKTESFSAKISEMELKLINMTNTVDPLNQNFEDVSATITRSIMLIEPMIQENAQNNIRFQQQISTIDSKIQDMSSQLETLSVSADKSTAVTSIAFNARVKDESIDLSLNKDHILTCFDGVMYNIGHCYNPETGIFTSPCDGFYLCSIMVDVNVDENLQFGIKRKAKSSGKEFLLATTHTKTKDSMVCDVGIVDMFKDDQLFVKPHRNHNKVRLSTYSHFMCILINKY; from the exons ATGAGACCCACTAGACAGCTGAAGATTATTACTTCACATGTTGAAGTATTAACCGACTTACAAAAACAAGTCGATGAActtttaaattacattaaaaGT GTAACACAAAAAGCAGTGCTGTGGattgatgaaaaagaaaatatcctTTCATTTATGGAAATTAACCAATTCTTAGCTGATGAAACTAATGCATGCATTCAAAAATGCCTTAAAATCACAA GTGAAAATCAAGATCTCCTTCACACAACAGGAAAAGATGACAAATCAAACAGTTCTCTCAATCACATCTCTGTTGGCTCATCCTTAG ATGGATTGGGTTATCAAACACTTGTAGCCAAATTGGATGAATTCGACAGAAACATTTCTTTCCTTAAAGAATCCTCTCAAAAGAATGAGGAAAATTGCACAAATCTGAGCACACTATATGAGTCACTAAACACTGTATCAAAGAAACACTCTAGAAAACTGAAGAACATGAAGCACAAACTTGAGGatcaagaaaaacaaagtgCTACATTCATAAAAAAGCAGGAAGCAGACgtaaacaacaacacattaaaATTCAATGAAATTTGGGGTGAACTTACCAATGCCAGTGAATTTTTACATAGAAAGACAGAGTCTTTCTCAGCTAAGATAAGTGAAATGGAGTTAAAGCTAATCAACATGACAAATACAGTAGACCCATTGAATCAAAATTTTGAGGACGTCTCAGCAACGATAACAAGGTCTATCATGTTAATAGAGCCTATGATCCAAGAAAATGCACAAAACAATATCCGTTTCCAGCAACAGATATCAACGATCGATAGTAAG ATACAAGACATGTCCAGCCAATTAGAAACTTTGTCAGTGTCAGCAGATAAATCTACGGCAG TGACTTCTATAGCTTTTAATGCTCGTGTAAAAGATGAAAGTATTGATCTCAGTCTTAACAAAGACCACATATTGACTTGCTTTGATGGGGTCATGTACAACATTGGGCACTGTTACAACCCAGAGACGGGCATCTTCACATCACCTTGCGATGGTTTCTACTTGTGCAGCATCATGGTGGATGTGAATGTGGATGAGAACTTACAGTTCGGCATCAAGAGAAAAGCCAAGTCCAGTGGTAAGGAGTTTCTACTGGCCACCACccacacaaaaactaaagatTCTATGGTCTGTGATGTTGGCATTGTAGATATGTTCAAAGATGACCAGCTGTTTGTTAAGCCTCACAGAAATCACAACAAAGTTAGACTCAGTACTTATTCACACTTTATGtgtattttaataaacaaatattag